In the genome of Nycticebus coucang isolate mNycCou1 chromosome 12, mNycCou1.pri, whole genome shotgun sequence, one region contains:
- the LOC128562778 gene encoding olfactory receptor 9K2, with the protein MGDKEASNHSELTDFILIGFRVRPDIHILLFLLFTLVYAMVLLGNVGMMAIIVSDPRLSTPMYFFLGNLSFVDLFYSSVIAPKALINFWSESKSISFAGCVAQLFLFALFIVTEGFLLAAMAYDRFIAICNPLLYSVQMSTRLCTQLVAGSYFCGCISSVLQTSMTFTLSFCASRAVDHFYCDSRPLQRLSCSDLFVHRMISFSLSCIIILPTIIIIVVSYMYIVSTVLRMHSAEGRKKAFSTCTSHLGVVSVLYGAVFFMYLTPDRFPELSKVASLCYAVVTPMLNPLIYSLRNKDVKEAIKKVLEKKNTIL; encoded by the coding sequence ATGGGTGACAAGGAAGCAAGTAATCACTCAGAACTGACTGACTTCATCCTGATAGGCTTCAGGGTCCGCCCAGACATCCacatcctcctcttcctgctgTTTACGCTTGTATATGCCATGGTTCTTCTGGGAAATGTTGGGATGATGGCCATCATTGTGAGCGATCCTCGGCTGAGCACACCCATGTATTTTTTCCTGGGCAATCTCTCCTTTGTTGATCTCTTCTACTCGTCTGTTATTGCACCCAAGGCTCTGATCAACTTCTGGTCTGAGAGCAAGTCCATCTCCTTTGCGGGCTGTGTGGCTCAGCTCTTTCTCTTTGCCCTGTTCATTGTCACTGAGGGATTTCTTCTCGCAGCCATGGCTTATGACCGCTTTATTGCCATCTGCAACCCTCTCCTCTACTCTGTTCAGATGTCGACTCGTCTCTGCACTCAGTTGGTGGCGGGTTCTTATTTCTGTGGCTGCATTTCTTCAGTCCTTCAGACCAGCATGACATTTACTTTATCCTTCTGTGCTTCTCGGGCTGTTGATCACTTTTACTGTGATTCTCGCCCACTTCAGAGACTATCTTGTTCCGACCTCTTTGTCCACAGAATGATATCTTTTTCCTTATCCTGCATTATCATCTTGCCCACCATAATAATTATCGTTGTTTCTTACATGTACATCGTGTCCACAGTTCTAAGGATGCACTCTGCAGAGGGACGTAAGAAAGCCTTTTCAACCTGCACTTCTCACCTGGGAGTAGTGAGTGTGCTGTATGGTGCTGTCTTTTTTATGTATCTCACGCCTGACAGATTTCCTGAACTGAGCAAAGTGGCATCCTTATGTTATGCTGTGGTCACTCCCATGTTGAATCCTTTAATTTACTCTCTGAGAAACAAAGATGTTAAAGAGGCCATAAAAAAAGTTCTAGAGAAGAAAAATACTATTCTGTGa
- the LOC128561316 gene encoding olfactory receptor 12-like: protein MKSELNRNYSELTEFILLGFRTPPKLQILLFTVFLMIYVVIVVGNTSMIIVIMLDSRLKTPMYFFLRNLSYLDLCYSTVIAPKTLSNFLTNEKKISYNGCAAQFFFFALFVTTEGFLLAVMAFDRFSAICSPLLYPAHMSQKVCVHLVMGSYICGCINSVVQTSFTFSLRFCQENRLDHFFCDVPSLIKISCVDTFVNEIVLFTLSAVIIITTTTVILVSHAYILSTVLKIPSTHGRSKTFSTCGSHMVVVSLFYGTVFFMYAQPGAISSPEQNKVVAVFYTLIIPMLNPMIYSLRNKDVKDVVKRILYVRWSFQ, encoded by the coding sequence ATGAAGAGTGAGCTCAATAGGAATTACTCAGAGCTGACTGAGTTTATTTTGCTGGGATTTAGAACCCCTCCAAAGCTACAGATCCTCTTATTTACAGTGTTCTTAATGATCTACGTGGTCATCGTGGTGGGAAATACCAGCATGATAATTGTCATTATGTTGGATTCCAGACTTAAAACACCTATGTATTTCTTCCTAAGAAATTTGTCTTATTTAGATCTCTGCTATTCCACAGTTATTGCTCCCAAAACTTTAAGCAACTTCTTgactaatgaaaagaaaatttcatacaATGGTTGTGCAGcccaatttttcttctttgccctgTTTGTCACAACTGAAGGCTTTCTTCTGGCTGTAATGGCATTTGATCGCTTTTCAGCCATTTGCTCCCCTCTCCTTTACCCTGCACACATGTCCCAGAAAGTCTGTGTTCACCTGGTAATGGGATCCTATATCTGTGGATGCATCAACTCTGTAGTGCAAACAAGTTTCACCTTCAGTTTGCGTTTCTGCCAAGAAAACAGACTGGACCATTTTTTCTGTGATGTGCCGTCTCTGATCAAGATCTCATGTGTTGACACTTTTGTGAATGAGATTGTACTATTTACCCTGTCTgctgtcatcatcatcaccaccacaacGGTCATTCTGGTTTCCCATGCTTACATCCTCTCCACTGTCCTGAAGATCCCCTCAACCCATGGCAGGAGTAAGACCTTCTCCACCTGTGGCTCCCACATGGTGGTAGTGAGTTTATTTTATGGAACTGTGTTCTTCATGTATGCCCAACCTGGGGCCATCTCCTCACCAGAGCAAAACAAGGTTGTAGCTGTGTTCTACACGCTCATAATACCAATGTTAAACCCTATGATATACAGTCTGAGaaacaaagatgtgaaagatgtcGTGAAAAGAATATTATATGTGAGATGGTCCTTTCAGTGA